The genome window GCCTCATGGACGCGGTACATCACCGGCGCCTTCTTGCGCTCGAGCGCCTTGGCGGCGGCGACGTTGGCGGCGATCATGTAATCCTCGACCAGTCGGTGCGCATCGAGCCGCTCGCGCGGCGCGACCGACATGATCCGGCCCTTCTCGTCGAGCACAACGCGGCGCTCGGGCAGGTCGAGCTCGAGTGGCTCGCGCTTTTCCCGCGCGGCAAGGAGGGCGCGCCAGCAGTCCCAGAGGGGCTTGAGCGCACTTTCGACCAAGTGAGGATCGACGAGACCAGCCGTCCCATCCATTGCCGCCTGGGCATTCTCGTAGGCAATGTTTGCCGAGACACAAATCTTGGCACGGGCAAACCGCCAGCTGTTGAGTGCTCCGTCCTTGCCGACGTGGAGGTGGCAGGCGAGCGCGGCGCGGGGCTGGCCTTCCTTCAGCGAGCAGATGTCGCTCGACAATTCGTGCGGCAGCATCGGCACGACCCGGTCGGGGAAATAGACGCTGTTGCCGCGGGCGCGGGCTTCCTTGTCGAGCGAGCTGCCGGGGCGGACGTAGAAGCTTACGTCGGCGATGGCGACGATCGCGTCCCAGCCGTCGCCGTCGTCGCGGGCCCGCGCCCAGATTGCGTCGTCATGGTCGCGCGCGTCCTCGGGGTCGATGGCGACGATCGGCAAATGGGTGAGATCCTCGCGCTCCTCGCCAAGCGGCAGGCCGGCGACTCGCTTGGCTTCGGCGATGGTCTCGTCGCCGAAGGTGTCGCGCAGGCCGTGCTTGTGGATCGCGATCATCGAGAAGCTGCGCGGGGCGAACGGGTCGCCGAGCACGGCGTCGACCCGCGCCGTCACCCGCGGCGGGCGGCCCGACGGTTCGGCGAGGACGAGGTCGCCGGGCTGCGCGTCGCCGAGATCGGAGATGGCGAACTCGCGCCGCTCGCGCTTGTCGACCGGGGTGAGGAAGTGGCGCTCGCCCTCGAGCCGGACCACGCCGAGCACGAGGTCGGCCGAGCGCTGCAGCTTCTTCATGACATGCGCGACATGGCCGCGGCCGCGCTCCTCGGTGCGCGCCAGGATCCGGTCGTTGAGCGCCAGCGCCGAGCGGCGGCCACGCTCGAGTACGCGGATCTTGGGCGCGGGCGTTTCGGCGTGCCACTGCTCGGGGATCGCCCACACCTCGCCGTCGTCGATCGAGGCGACGCGCAGCACGGTCACTTTCGGAACCCCGCCCATCTTGTGGAAGGCCCGGCCGGGGGCGCTGTCGATCAGTCCCTCGTCGGCCATGTCCTTCAAAAGAGCCTTGAGCGCGATCTTGTCGTGGCCGTGGAGCGCGAAGGCGCGCGCGATCTCGCGCTTGCCGGCGGGCTGGTCGCTGGTGGCGATGAAATCGAGGATCTGCTTGCGGGTCGGCAGGCCGGTGGTGGTTTTCTTAGGCAATTCGCTCCTGACCCGCTCATCCTGAGTAGGGACTGAGCGAAGCCGAAGGCCCGTATCGAAGGCCGGTCCTTCGATACGCCGCTTCGGCAGGCTCAGCGGCTACTCAGGATGAGCGGAAAAGTTCAACCCTGTGTGCAAATTATCGAAGCTGGCTGTCCTTCGAGCCGCGGCGGTTGATGGTCGAGTGCTGGACCGCCTGGTCGCGGACCGACTGGCAGGCGATGCAAGTGCGCACGCCGGGCAGCGCGGCGCGGCGCTTGGGCGGGATCGGCTCGCCGCAATCGTCGCATTCCTCCGCGCTTTCCCCCTGAGGGGTGAGCGCTCGGGCGCGCAGTACGGCGTCCTTCACCGTATCGTCGATCTGGTCCTGCACCGCGCCGTCGCGGGTCCATCCACCGGCCATGGGAATGCTCCTTGTGGGCGGAAAGCCGGAGCGCGCCATTCCGTTCCCTGCCCGCTCATACTGAGTAGGGCCGCAGGCCCGTATCGAAGCACGTCCTTCGACACGCCGCTTCGCGGCTACTCAGGATGAGCGGGGTTGGCGTGCGTCACGGCTTGGGCGGCGGCGGCGTGACGTAGGGCTTGAAGGCGCCGCCGGGGACGGCGCTGGCGACCGGGCTTTCGAAGCCGTCGGCGCTGACCGAGGACACGCCGAACACCCAGTCGTCGATGCGGATGCCTTTGAGGACGATTTCACAGGCCGGCGGCTGGCCACCGATACGACCATCGGGGAGTCGAATGCCGATGAGGAGGGAAACGCATTCCTCCTGTCGGCTTTCTCGCTCCCACCTGTTGCTGTCGGTTTTGCGCCATCGGGTCACGAAGGTGACCAACCGACGGGGATTGCTCATCTTCCTGCCCGGGGAGATCGGCGGCGGAGCAAATCCGACCCATTTCACGGTCGTGTCCGTGCTGACCGCGCCCTCGACGCTCGGCTCGGGCGGCGGCGGGGCGCTGGCGATCGCGGCGAGCGCCGCGACGTTCAGGCGGGTGACTTTCGCCAGGTAGGCGAAATCCATCTCGTCGATGGTCTCGCCGTATGTGACGCCGTTCTCGACGCGCAGATCCTGGTGCTGGTGGTCGTAATCCTCGACCGCGACCGAGAAGCGGACGGCGGGATAGCCGGCGTTGAGAAACTCTGTGTGGTCGCCGCCGCGGCCGAAGCGGTCGTTGCGCCAGATTTGTCGCACGTCGAGGCCGATCGCGGGCAGGCGCTCGGCGAGACTGTCGAGGAAGCGCGACAGGTTGCGCGACGGGCTGTCGTTCTCGCCGCCGAGGCTGCGCTGCTGCGCGGCGAGCGCCTCCCTGCCCTGCCAGCGCGGGCCTTCGGAGAAGACGCGGACGGTCTTGGCGTCGCACACGCCGTCGCTGCCGCAGCTGTTGCCGATGATGTCGTTGTTGAGGTTGGCGATGACGTTCCAACCCTGCGCCCGAGCGTAGTCGGCCATGATCTTGCCGCCGTGAAGGCCCTGCTCTTCGCCGGACAGCGCCGCGTAGACGATGGTGCCGGGAAATTTGCGCTTGGAGAGCACGCGCGCCGCCTCGAGCACCGCGGCAGTGCCGCTGGCGTCGTCGTTGGCGCCGGGCGCGTCCTTGGTAAAGTCCATCACGTCCGACACGCGGCTGTCGATGTGGCCGGTGATGATCACCACATCGTTCGGCCGCTCGCTGCCGCGCTGGATGGCGACCGCGTTGCACACCCGCGTTGGGGTGGGAATGCGGCGGCCGGTGACCGTGTCGCAGACCTGGCTGGTCTCGAGACCGAGCTTGCGGAACTCGCCTTCGGTCCAGCGCAGCGCGGCCCCGATCCCGCGCTTGGGGTCGGTCTGCGAGGAGAGGGTGTGGCGGGTGCCGAAGCTCACCAGCTTCTCGACGCTCGCCTTCATCCGCTTGGCGTCGACCGGCCCGCTCCACTCGGTCAGCTTCTGCTCGGGCGTCGCGGCGGCGGCGGGCGCGGCGATCAGGGCCAAAATGAACGGCAGCAACGGTCTACGCATCGCACATCTCCTTGCCGCGCACGACAGCACGCCGCGGCCGCCGCGCCAAGCCCGCGATTGTATTGCTCGACTAATACAGCTACTGGCTCGGCATGCGATTTCGTGTGTCCTGCCTCGCCCTACTCGCCGCCGGTTGCGCGGTGCCGCCGCCGGTCGGCCCAAGCGGAGCGCGCGCGGTCGACGGGGCGATTCACCATTATGTGCGCTCGAACCGCGACGGGACGGAAGCCGAGAATGTCGTCCATTTTCGTCCGCGCCGAGACGAGGTCGCGGTCTATAAATGGGTCGGGAAGTGCACCACCGCGGCCTATGTCACGGCGCAATTCGATCCGGCGACCTGGGAGGCGCGCGGGCTCGACGCCGGCAAGGTCGCGCGCGACGGCAGCCAGACACGCTTCGGGCGCATCGACCTCGACCCGGCGACGCGGACGGTTTCGGCGTGGGTCGACCTGCCGGCGGGGCGAATGGGCGACACCGCGACGCTTCCGGCGGGCATGCCGTGGTTCCTGTTCGACTATGATCTCGGCGACCTCAACGTCTACCTCCAGGAGCGGCGGCCGGCGGCGGATTTCACTTTCGCCTTCGCCTTGGTGTGGCCGGAGAGTGCGGACTTTCTCACCCACATGGCGACCATCCATGCCGCGCACCGCGGGATCGAACAGCGCGGCGGCCGGCCCGCGCGGCGCTTCGACCTCCACTTCGTTGCCGGCCGACCGGGCAGTGGGACACTGTGGACCGATCCCGAGACCGGAACAGTAATCGAGGCCGAGGCGAGCGTTCCAAACCATCCCGGAATGACCGACTTCCGCCTTCGGCTCGAGCGCAGCCAGAGCGGCGGCCGGGCGGCGTGGGACGCCTTGCTGCGCGGCCATTACAGCGCCTGCCCGAAGGCGTGACGCAGCGCCTAGAAATGGCCCAGCCGAGGGTCTAGGGAGCGCGGCGAAACCGCATCCCAGGAGAGTGCCCCGTGCGTAGCATCGCCCATTTCATCAACGGTTCGAGCGTCGATCATGGCGGGCGGACGGGCCAGGTGTGGAACCCGTCGCAGGGCGAGGTGCAGGCCGAGGTGCGACTTGGGACCAGCGAGACGCTGGACCGGGCGATCGACGCGGCGCTGGCGGCGCAGCCGGCGTGGGCGGCGACCAATCCGCAGCGCCGGGCGCGGGTGATGTTCGCGTTCAAGGATTTGGTCGAGCGCAACATGGATGCGCTGGCCGAGATGCTGGCGAGCGAGCACGGCAAGGTCATCGCCGACGCCAAGGGCGACATCCAGCGCGGGCTCGAGGTGATCGAGTTCTGCTGCGGAATTCCCCATGCGCTGAAGGGCGAATATACGATGGGCGCGGGGCCCGGGATCGACGTCTATTCGATGCGCCAGCCGCTTGGGATCGGCGCCGGGATTACCCCGTTCAACTTCCCGGCGATGATCCCGATGTGGATGTTCGGACCGGCGATCGCCTGCGGCAATGCGTTCATCCTCAAGCCGAGCGAGCGCGATCCTAGCGTGCCGGTGCGGCTGGCCGAGCTGATGAAGGAAGCGGGGCTACCCGACGGAATCCTCAACGTCGTCCATGGCGACAAGGAGATGGTCGACGCGATCCTCGACCATCCCGAGATCAAGGGCGTCAGCTTCGTCGGTTCGTCCGACATCGCGCAGTACATCTATTCACGCGGAGTGGCGGCGGGCAAAAGGGTGCAGGCGTTCGGCGGGGCCAAGAACCACGGCATCGTGCTGCCCGACGCCGACCTCGACCAGGTGGTCGGCGACCTGGCCGGGGCGGCGTTCGGATCGGCCGGCGAGCGCTGCATGGCGCTGCCGGTGGTGGTGCCGGTCGGCGACGACACCGCCGACGCGCTGCGCGAAAAGCTCATTCCCGCGATCGAGGCATTGAAGGTCGGCATCTCGACCGACCCCGAGGCGCATTACGGGCCGGTGGTCAACGAAGCGCACAAGGAACGGGTCGAGAATTACATCCAGATGTGCGCCGACGAGGGCGGCGAGCTGGTGGTCGACGGACGCGGCTTCACGCTGCAGGGGCACGAGAAGGGCTTTTTCGTCGGCCCGACCTTCTTCGACCATGTGAAGCCGAGCTTCCGAAGCTACCAGGACGAGATTTTCGGCCCGGTACTGCAGATGGTCCGCGCCGAGACTTTCGAGGAAGCGGTGCGACTGCCGAGCGAGCACCAGTACGGCAATGGCGTGGCGATCTTCACCCGCAACGGCCACGCCGCGCGCGAATTCGCGGCGCGGGTCAATGTCGGCATGGTCGGGGTCAACGTGCCGATCCCGGTGCCGGTCGCCTACCACACCTTCGGCGGGTGGAAGCGCAGCGGGTTCGGCGACACCAACCAGCACGGCATGGAGGGCGTGAAGTTCTGGACCCGGGTCAAGACGGTCACCCAGCGTTGGCCGGACGGCTCGGCGGCGGGAGATCACCGCGAGGCGTTCGTCATCCCGACGATGGCGTGATCGCGCGGCACCGCTCGGCGGCCCATGCGTTACGACGCCATGAAGCTCTATTACGCCCCCGGCGCGTGCAGTCAGGCGCCGCACATCATCCTCCACGAAACCGGCCTCAGCCACGATGCGATCCGGGTCGACCTCAAGGCGAAGCGGACCGAGGACGGCGCCGACTTCGCCGCGATCAACCCCAAGGGGTCGGTGCCGGTGCTCGAGCTCGACAATGGCGAGGTGCTGACCGAGAATGCGGTGATCCTGCAATATCTCGGCGACCGCACCAACCTCGGCGAGTGGCTTCCGCCGCTGGGCGACTTCCGCCGCTACCGCGTGCTCGAGTGGCTGAACTATATCACCACCGAGCTGCACAAGAGCTTCGCGCCCCTGTTCAAGCCGGACGCCGGCGACGAGGTGAAGGCGTTCGCAAAGAAGACCGTCGAGCAGCGCTTCGACTATGTCGAAAAGCAGTTCGCCGGGCCCTATGTGATGGGCGAGGAGGCGACGCTTCCGGACGTCTATCTGTTCGTCATCCTCGGCTGGGCCGAGAAGATGATCGGGCTGGAGAAATGGCCGCGGCTGGCGGAGTTCCGCGCCATGTTCGCGGAGCGGCCGTCGGTCCGCCACGTGCTCCGCTTCGAGGGGTCGCTGAAGGAAGAGACGGCCTCCTAAGCGTCATTGCGAGCGCAGCGAAGCAATCCAGCTTTCGCTGCTGGATTGCCGCGGCCTCCGGCTTCGCCGGAGTCCTCGCAATGACGAAAAGTGGATGCTAGGGCGCCCGCCATGCAGCAATTCGACCTCAGCGACGAGCAGCGCCAGATCCAGGAGATGGCGCAGGCATTCACCGCCGACGCGATCACCCCGCACGCCGCCGAATGGGACGAAAAGCATATCTTTCCGCGCGACACGATCCGCGCCGCGGCCGAGCTCGGCTTCGGCTCGATCTACGTCAGCGAGGAAAGCGGCGGGATCGGGCTCGGCCGGCTGGAAGCGGCGCTCATCATGGAGGCGATGGCCTATGGCTGCCCGTCGACTAGCGCGTTCATCTCCATCCACAACATGGCGGCGTGGATGATCGACCGCTTCGGCGGCGACGAGGTGAAGCAGAAGTATCTCCCCTCGATGGTGACGATGGAGCGGATCGGCAGCTATTGCCTCACCGAGCCGTCGAGCGGGTCTGACGCGGCGGCGCTCAAGACGCGCGCGGTCAAGGACGGCGACGACTATATCGTCTCCGGCTCCAAGGCGTTCATCTCGGGCGGCGGCGAGAACGACATCTACGTGACGATGGTCCGCACCGGCGAGGACGGGCCCAAGGGCATTTCCTGCCTGGTGATCGAGAAGGACATGACGGGCGTCAGCTTCGGCGCCCAGGAGAAGAAGCTCGGCTGGCATTCGCAGCCGACTGCGCAGGTCAATTTCGACGAAGTGCGAGTGCCCGCCGCCAACCGCGTCGGCGCCGAGGGCGAAGGCTTCCGGATCGCGATGATGGGGCTGGACGGCGGGCGGCTCAACATCGGCGCCTGCTCGTTGGGCGGGGCTCAGCGCTGCCTCGACGAGGCGATCGCCTACACCAAGGATAGAAAGCAGTTCGGCAAGGCGATCGCCGACTTCCAGAACACCCAGTTCACGCTGGCCGACATGGAAACCGACCTGCAGGCGGCGCGCTACCTGCTCTATGTCGCCGCCGCCAAGGTCAGCGCTAACGCCCCTGACAAGACCAAGTTCGCGGCGATGGCCAAGCGGCTGGCGACCGATAACGGCTCGTCGATCGTCGACCGCGCGCTGCAGCTCCACGGCGGCTACGGCTACCTGCAGGATTATCCGATCGAGCGCTTCTGGCGCGACCTCCGGGTGCACTCGATCCTCGAGGGCACCAACCAGGTGATGCGGATGATCGTCGGGCGGGAGCTGACCCGCCAGTGACCAAGCCGACCCTTCCCTTCGATCCGTTCGCGCTGGCGCGGGCGGCGGGCGAGACTGCGCTCGGGCTCGCCTCGCGGCCACAGGATTTGCTCGCGGTCCAGATGGAAGCGGCGAAACAATGGGGCGATTTCTGGACCGGCGCGCTGACCGGCAAGGCCGGAGAGGCGCCGCGCGACCGCCGCTTCATGGCCGCCGAGTGGCAGGACGATGCTTTTTATCGCTCGATCCGCGACTCCTACCTGCTCGCCTCGAAGCAGTTGCGCGAACTGGTCGCGCTTGGTGACGGCGATGACAGCAGCAAGGCGACCGCGCGCTTCCTGGTCGACCAATATCTCAATGCGGTGAGCCCGGCCAATTTCGCGCTGACCAACCCCGATGTGGTGAGGCGCATCAAGGAGACCAACGGCGCCAATCTGGTGCAGGGCTTCGCCAACTTCCTCGAGGATGTCGCAAGCGGCAAGGGCATCGTCCAGCGGCGCAGCGACGACGGCGCGTTCGTCAAGGGCCGCAACATCGCCGCGACGCCGGGCGCGGTGGTTTTCCAGAACGCGCTGTTCCAGCTGATCCAGTACACGCCGACCACGGCCAAGGTCGCGGCCGAGCCGCTGCTCTACGTGCCGCCGCTGGTCAACCGCTACTACATGATTGACCTGGAGCCGCGGCAGAGCTTCGTCAAATGGCTGGTCGACGAGGGGCGGACGGTGTTCGTCGTGTCGTGGGTTAACCCGGGGCCGGAGCACAAGGACAAGGACGTCGCGGCCTATGTCACCGAGGGCGTGGTCGTCGCCATCGAGCAGGCGGCGAAGCGCGCG of Sphingomonas mesophila contains these proteins:
- a CDS encoding CoA-acylating methylmalonate-semialdehyde dehydrogenase, whose amino-acid sequence is MRSIAHFINGSSVDHGGRTGQVWNPSQGEVQAEVRLGTSETLDRAIDAALAAQPAWAATNPQRRARVMFAFKDLVERNMDALAEMLASEHGKVIADAKGDIQRGLEVIEFCCGIPHALKGEYTMGAGPGIDVYSMRQPLGIGAGITPFNFPAMIPMWMFGPAIACGNAFILKPSERDPSVPVRLAELMKEAGLPDGILNVVHGDKEMVDAILDHPEIKGVSFVGSSDIAQYIYSRGVAAGKRVQAFGGAKNHGIVLPDADLDQVVGDLAGAAFGSAGERCMALPVVVPVGDDTADALREKLIPAIEALKVGISTDPEAHYGPVVNEAHKERVENYIQMCADEGGELVVDGRGFTLQGHEKGFFVGPTFFDHVKPSFRSYQDEIFGPVLQMVRAETFEEAVRLPSEHQYGNGVAIFTRNGHAAREFAARVNVGMVGVNVPIPVPVAYHTFGGWKRSGFGDTNQHGMEGVKFWTRVKTVTQRWPDGSAAGDHREAFVIPTMA
- the gstA gene encoding glutathione transferase GstA, which codes for MRYDAMKLYYAPGACSQAPHIILHETGLSHDAIRVDLKAKRTEDGADFAAINPKGSVPVLELDNGEVLTENAVILQYLGDRTNLGEWLPPLGDFRRYRVLEWLNYITTELHKSFAPLFKPDAGDEVKAFAKKTVEQRFDYVEKQFAGPYVMGEEATLPDVYLFVILGWAEKMIGLEKWPRLAEFRAMFAERPSVRHVLRFEGSLKEETAS
- a CDS encoding DksA/TraR family C4-type zinc finger protein: MAGGWTRDGAVQDQIDDTVKDAVLRARALTPQGESAEECDDCGEPIPPKRRAALPGVRTCIACQSVRDQAVQHSTINRRGSKDSQLR
- a CDS encoding acyl-CoA dehydrogenase family protein, which translates into the protein MQQFDLSDEQRQIQEMAQAFTADAITPHAAEWDEKHIFPRDTIRAAAELGFGSIYVSEESGGIGLGRLEAALIMEAMAYGCPSTSAFISIHNMAAWMIDRFGGDEVKQKYLPSMVTMERIGSYCLTEPSSGSDAAALKTRAVKDGDDYIVSGSKAFISGGGENDIYVTMVRTGEDGPKGISCLVIEKDMTGVSFGAQEKKLGWHSQPTAQVNFDEVRVPAANRVGAEGEGFRIAMMGLDGGRLNIGACSLGGAQRCLDEAIAYTKDRKQFGKAIADFQNTQFTLADMETDLQAARYLLYVAAAKVSANAPDKTKFAAMAKRLATDNGSSIVDRALQLHGGYGYLQDYPIERFWRDLRVHSILEGTNQVMRMIVGRELTRQ
- a CDS encoding M20/M25/M40 family metallo-hydrolase, which codes for MRRPLLPFILALIAAPAAAATPEQKLTEWSGPVDAKRMKASVEKLVSFGTRHTLSSQTDPKRGIGAALRWTEGEFRKLGLETSQVCDTVTGRRIPTPTRVCNAVAIQRGSERPNDVVIITGHIDSRVSDVMDFTKDAPGANDDASGTAAVLEAARVLSKRKFPGTIVYAALSGEEQGLHGGKIMADYARAQGWNVIANLNNDIIGNSCGSDGVCDAKTVRVFSEGPRWQGREALAAQQRSLGGENDSPSRNLSRFLDSLAERLPAIGLDVRQIWRNDRFGRGGDHTEFLNAGYPAVRFSVAVEDYDHQHQDLRVENGVTYGETIDEMDFAYLAKVTRLNVAALAAIASAPPPPEPSVEGAVSTDTTVKWVGFAPPPISPGRKMSNPRRLVTFVTRWRKTDSNRWERESRQEECVSLLIGIRLPDGRIGGQPPACEIVLKGIRIDDWVFGVSSVSADGFESPVASAVPGGAFKPYVTPPPPKP
- the rnr gene encoding ribonuclease R; amino-acid sequence: MPKKTTTGLPTRKQILDFIATSDQPAGKREIARAFALHGHDKIALKALLKDMADEGLIDSAPGRAFHKMGGVPKVTVLRVASIDDGEVWAIPEQWHAETPAPKIRVLERGRRSALALNDRILARTEERGRGHVAHVMKKLQRSADLVLGVVRLEGERHFLTPVDKRERREFAISDLGDAQPGDLVLAEPSGRPPRVTARVDAVLGDPFAPRSFSMIAIHKHGLRDTFGDETIAEAKRVAGLPLGEEREDLTHLPIVAIDPEDARDHDDAIWARARDDGDGWDAIVAIADVSFYVRPGSSLDKEARARGNSVYFPDRVVPMLPHELSSDICSLKEGQPRAALACHLHVGKDGALNSWRFARAKICVSANIAYENAQAAMDGTAGLVDPHLVESALKPLWDCWRALLAAREKREPLELDLPERRVVLDEKGRIMSVAPRERLDAHRLVEDYMIAANVAAAKALERKKAPVMYRVHEAPSREKLVALKDYLATFDLEFALGQVIRPATFNRIIARVGPDHDGRAEIMEQLLRTQMQARYSPETLGHFGLSLGAYAHFTSPIRRYADLLVHRALVSAYQLGEGGLPAEDATRFEEIGVHISMLERRAMEAERETVDRYVAAFLADRVGQILNCRITGVQPFGFFATVLDLGGDGLVPAAILGNEYFRYDEKAQTLVGEVSGETYRMGQKLELKLAEANPASGALRFELPEGKFAGPDRQRRDRVRTAPRRGRPGNIRHQGRRR
- a CDS encoding PHA/PHB synthase family protein, whose translation is MTKPTLPFDPFALARAAGETALGLASRPQDLLAVQMEAAKQWGDFWTGALTGKAGEAPRDRRFMAAEWQDDAFYRSIRDSYLLASKQLRELVALGDGDDSSKATARFLVDQYLNAVSPANFALTNPDVVRRIKETNGANLVQGFANFLEDVASGKGIVQRRSDDGAFVKGRNIAATPGAVVFQNALFQLIQYTPTTAKVAAEPLLYVPPLVNRYYMIDLEPRQSFVKWLVDEGRTVFVVSWVNPGPEHKDKDVAAYVTEGVVVAIEQAAKRAGTAPDLFSFCLGGTLVAIALAWLAAEGRGEEVNSATLIGSLVDFSDMRDWSAFVHEGHLAALEDHLEAQGFIDSLELQRLFAAMRANDLIWSSVVNHYLLDKDAPPSDLLTWFEDGARIPAAFLKSYNRDLLKDNRLKDPAGFAVAGTAIDLAAIEWPMMVVALKDDHVSAWEAVYRGARDLGADFVLGGSGHNAGVINPPSRNKHGYWTGRTMPERAEEWLAKATRHEGSWWPHWVKWLNSKGSGKSVAARAIDDGIEPAPGSYAMMP